A single genomic interval of Cyprinus carpio isolate SPL01 chromosome B24, ASM1834038v1, whole genome shotgun sequence harbors:
- the si:ch211-196f5.2 gene encoding uncharacterized protein si:ch211-196f5.2 produces MILDDRKENKEERQLPVKDTSVKLAGQDKDPEVQHGVKPREKQVNGDGPLNSPTNDKMERAELDWTVPMCVHLPIEVLSPDQAFPFLNTTLADLGIEESAVKERVVWVDTKRTRVKGKSGKLKEKEVTVLEVRVKAQHPGERQCQEVLYSTESHTDRSFCKSGVDIIPWRHTQPAENELQPVEMTLALDTVSKSKSKWQKTEEKRDLPCEE; encoded by the exons ATGATTCTAGACgacaggaaagaaaacaaagaggAGCGACAGCTGCCAGTTAAAGACACCAGTGTCAAGCTGGCAGGCCAGGACAAAGATCCAGAGGTCCAGCATGGGGTCAAGCCCCGGGAAAAACAGGTGAATGGTGATGGACCCTTAAACTCCCCAACCAATGACAAAATGGAGCGAGCCGAGTTGGACTGGACGGTTCCCATGTGTGTGCACCTACCCATTGAAGTTCTCAGCCCTGACCAGGCGTTTCCTTTCTTGAACACCACACTCGCTGACCTGGGCATCGAAGA ATCAGCGGTGAAGGAGCGTGTGGTGTGGGTGGACACTAAGCGCACCCGGGTGAAGGGGAAGTCCGGGAAGCTGAAGGAGAAGGAGGTGACCGTTCTGGAGGTGCGTGTGAAGGCGCAGCACCCTGGAGAGCGTCAGTGTCAGGAGGTTCTCTACAGCACAGAGTCCCACACCGATCGCTCCTTCTGCAAAAGCGGGGTGGACATCATCCCGTGGAGACACACACAGCCAG CTGAAAATGAACTCCAGCCGGTGGAAATGACTCTGGCTTTGGACACAGTATCAAAGTCCAAGTCCAAATGGCAGAAGACAGAAGAAAAACGAGACTTGCCATGCGAGGAATGA